From a single Bacillus sp. NEB1478 genomic region:
- a CDS encoding cytoplasmic protein translates to MQTQQYSLVLRHKEEANTVDKQCKMCGKVVTFTDTTNRRHNANGKNIYQFAIYKCPKNHSWNKKRGIYKSFSEHVDPASIVPTEFETVPENKKIVLGHIIHGLIEITISEVDGHFRLDRALSEQIEGVSRSAISQKIKEGTILLNNCLTKPSQRLSLHDKILIKAK, encoded by the coding sequence ATGCAAACTCAACAATATTCATTAGTGCTTCGTCATAAAGAAGAAGCAAATACGGTAGATAAACAATGTAAGATGTGCGGGAAAGTAGTCACTTTTACAGATACAACAAACAGAAGACATAATGCGAACGGTAAAAATATTTACCAATTTGCTATCTATAAATGTCCGAAGAACCATTCCTGGAATAAAAAACGGGGTATTTATAAATCATTTTCAGAACATGTCGACCCAGCATCAATTGTCCCAACTGAATTTGAGACAGTACCGGAAAATAAAAAGATAGTATTGGGCCACATTATTCATGGTTTGATAGAAATTACAATCTCAGAAGTGGATGGCCATTTTCGTTTAGACCGGGCACTTTCCGAACAAATTGAAGGTGTTAGCCGTTCAGCCATCTCACAAAAAATTAAAGAAGGTACAATTCTACTAAACAATTGTTTAACGAAACCAAGCCAAAGACTCTCGCTTCATGATAAAATTTTAATAAAAGCAAAATAA
- a CDS encoding GNAT family N-acetyltransferase: MQLTFKQLEGTEVLEHEGLLELYKRIFEGSDRMTEPPVMKNFRAWIAISDDQVIGFKAGYELKPSKYYSWLGGVHPDFRNNGIAGKLMEMQHKWCSSNGFNIIQTKTKNKWKSMLILNLKHGFDIIGTYTDSKGEPKIILEKNL, encoded by the coding sequence ATGCAGCTGACATTTAAACAGCTTGAAGGAACAGAAGTGTTAGAGCATGAGGGTCTTTTAGAGTTGTATAAGCGTATATTTGAAGGTTCAGATCGCATGACTGAGCCTCCAGTTATGAAAAACTTTCGAGCTTGGATCGCTATTTCAGATGATCAAGTGATTGGTTTTAAAGCCGGGTACGAACTAAAGCCTAGTAAGTATTACAGTTGGCTGGGCGGTGTCCATCCAGATTTCAGAAATAACGGAATAGCAGGTAAACTGATGGAGATGCAGCACAAATGGTGCAGTTCGAATGGTTTTAACATCATTCAAACGAAGACAAAAAATAAATGGAAAAGCATGCTGATACTAAATCTAAAACATGGTTTTGATATTATCGGTACCTACACAGACAGCAAAGGTGAACCTAAAATCATTCTAGAGAAAAACCTGTAA
- a CDS encoding SRPBCC family protein, producing MPVIEHRECIQAPIEMCFDLARNVEVHTQTTSHTKERAVSGITSGLMEKGDSVTWEAVHIGIKQRLTAKIIEMERPFHFVDVMVKGAFHSFTHTHTFEESNDGTVMVDHFDYKSPLGILGNLADWLFLKKYMTRFLVKRAKALKEIAENEVNYTK from the coding sequence ATGCCAGTGATTGAGCATCGAGAATGTATACAAGCACCTATTGAAATGTGTTTTGATCTAGCAAGGAATGTAGAAGTACATACACAAACAACTTCTCATACAAAGGAAAGAGCGGTTTCCGGTATTACTTCTGGATTGATGGAAAAGGGAGATTCGGTTACATGGGAAGCAGTTCACATTGGCATAAAACAGCGGCTTACCGCCAAAATAATTGAGATGGAAAGACCCTTTCATTTTGTGGATGTGATGGTGAAAGGAGCATTTCATTCTTTCACACATACCCATACATTTGAAGAGAGCAATGATGGTACAGTAATGGTGGATCATTTTGATTACAAGTCTCCTCTTGGCATTCTCGGTAATTTAGCAGATTGGTTGTTTTTAAAGAAGTACATGACCCGTTTTCTTGTAAAACGAGCCAAAGCTCTAAAAGAAATAGCTGAAAATGAAGTTAATTATACAAAATAA
- the lgt gene encoding prolipoprotein diacylglyceryl transferase, which translates to MEQTIQPLNRVALELGPLTIYWYGIIIGLGALLGLFLAIRESERRGLEKDTFVDVVMIAVPVAILCARLYYVAFEWDFYKDHPSKILAVWEGGIAIHGALIGSFLTALIFSKKRGISFWKLVDIAAPSILLGQAIGRWGNFMNQEAHGRAVTRGFLESLHLPDFIINQMYIDGTYYHPTFLYESLWSLLGVCILLYLRRVNLHRGELFLSYLIWYSIGRFFVEGMRTDSLIVWDTSLRIAQVMSLVWIAGAIIIWIYRRKTGLAEKRYLES; encoded by the coding sequence ATGGAACAAACGATTCAGCCTTTAAATCGGGTTGCGTTGGAATTAGGACCGCTGACGATTTACTGGTATGGAATTATTATTGGTTTAGGAGCCCTGCTGGGGTTATTTCTTGCTATTCGAGAATCAGAACGCAGAGGCTTGGAAAAAGATACTTTTGTGGATGTAGTCATGATTGCGGTACCTGTCGCGATTCTTTGTGCAAGACTTTATTATGTTGCGTTTGAATGGGATTTTTATAAAGATCATCCGAGTAAGATCTTAGCGGTTTGGGAAGGCGGCATCGCGATTCACGGTGCTTTAATCGGATCCTTTTTAACAGCTCTTATTTTTTCGAAAAAGAGAGGCATTTCTTTTTGGAAGCTCGTTGATATAGCGGCTCCAAGTATTTTGCTTGGTCAGGCGATCGGCCGCTGGGGAAATTTTATGAATCAGGAAGCACATGGCAGAGCTGTAACGAGAGGATTTCTTGAATCGCTGCATCTGCCGGATTTTATTATTAACCAAATGTATATCGATGGTACTTACTATCATCCTACGTTTTTATACGAATCTCTTTGGAGTTTGCTAGGTGTTTGCATTTTATTGTATTTACGAAGAGTCAACCTGCACAGAGGGGAACTGTTCTTAAGTTATTTGATCTGGTATTCGATCGGACGTTTCTTTGTAGAAGGAATGCGTACAGACAGCTTGATCGTCTGGGATACATCGCTCCGAATCGCTCAAGTAATGAGCTTAGTATGGATTGCAGGTGCGATCATTATCTGGATCTACAGAAGAAAGACAGGGTTAGCGGAAAAACGATATTTAGAAAGCTAA
- a CDS encoding GNAT family N-acetyltransferase: protein METTRLVFNPYTNDDFPFFASLWADKDVVQYIGKGTTRTIEEARKSFNDWLLPGYKDGRGLFLITLKETNQPIGHAGIVTQIIDGKKEYEIGYWLSKNHWGKGYASEAAAYFHQYAINTLGFHRVICLIQERNTRSIKVAEKLGMKFEKTTSFNAIPVQVFVSEYDY, encoded by the coding sequence TTGGAAACGACAAGATTAGTATTTAATCCGTATACGAATGATGATTTTCCTTTCTTTGCCTCACTATGGGCGGACAAAGATGTGGTTCAATATATTGGAAAAGGAACCACTCGTACGATTGAAGAAGCTCGCAAAAGCTTTAACGACTGGCTTCTTCCAGGTTATAAGGATGGTCGCGGGTTGTTCCTGATTACCTTAAAAGAAACGAATCAGCCGATCGGCCACGCGGGGATCGTAACCCAAATAATAGATGGCAAGAAAGAATATGAGATTGGGTATTGGCTTTCAAAGAATCACTGGGGCAAAGGCTATGCGTCAGAGGCGGCAGCCTATTTTCACCAATATGCGATAAATACACTTGGTTTTCATAGAGTGATTTGCCTCATCCAAGAACGTAATACGAGATCGATAAAAGTAGCAGAAAAGTTAGGAATGAAGTTTGAAAAAACAACTTCATTTAATGCCATTCCTGTCCAAGTGTTTGTATCGGAGTATGATTATTAA
- a CDS encoding acyltransferase has product MRDTERYPVKGRNSLYQVYDTVPFWKVVKNFITIQVARYTPFLPMKNWLYRTILNMKVGEGTAFALMVMPDIMYPERISVGKNCVIGYNTTILAHEYLIKEYRLGDVIVGDEVMIGANSTILPGVTIGDGAIVSAGTLVHKNVPEGSFVGGNPMQVIYTKEERSKRETTNS; this is encoded by the coding sequence GTGCGTGATACAGAGCGTTATCCTGTAAAAGGCAGGAACTCGTTATATCAAGTTTACGATACGGTCCCTTTTTGGAAAGTCGTGAAAAATTTTATAACGATCCAAGTTGCTCGCTACACCCCTTTTTTACCGATGAAAAACTGGCTTTACCGCACTATTTTAAATATGAAAGTGGGGGAAGGCACGGCTTTTGCTCTAATGGTAATGCCGGATATTATGTACCCCGAGCGTATTTCTGTAGGTAAGAACTGCGTGATTGGCTACAACACTACCATTCTTGCTCATGAATATTTGATCAAGGAATACCGCCTAGGCGACGTAATCGTTGGTGATGAGGTTATGATTGGCGCAAATTCTACGATTCTGCCTGGTGTAACCATTGGAGATGGTGCGATTGTCTCTGCGGGGACACTCGTTCATAAAAATGTACCAGAGGGTTCATTCGTCGGAGGGAATCCGATGCAAGTGATTTATACAAAAGAAGAACGGTCTAAGAGGGAAACGACAAACAGCTAG
- a CDS encoding DUF4097 domain-containing protein encodes MEERKMILNMLNEGKISAEEAEKLLYALNDKKKLAMNSLSLKKKAVHGATAVKLPSSGYKVAKFFDRVVKRIKTVDFDLNFGPSEPVHYVFQDSHVMFQEMDIEVYNGSVTIIPWDRKDVQVECDALVYKVAEGSSAKTKFRNETFYDCDATKMRFYSRNKHQKVNAVISIPKESYEDIKVTTFNGPVKISNCHAKNLALKTTVGAIAANHCSGETIKASAANGSLTLQDCKFKDVEAETMNGPVRLTVDAAQVRSETINGSIYCRFASAVEGYASFKTVTGKIETEFPETLELEAVLKTIVGGFVCDLDKVEVREEKKEVTRKYLSFTTNKGSNCPLFKLEAEAKTGSVTVLKAK; translated from the coding sequence ATGGAAGAACGAAAGATGATTTTAAACATGCTGAATGAAGGGAAAATTTCTGCGGAAGAAGCCGAAAAATTGCTATATGCACTAAACGATAAGAAAAAACTTGCGATGAACTCATTAAGTTTAAAAAAGAAAGCAGTGCATGGTGCAACAGCAGTAAAGTTACCGTCTTCGGGATATAAAGTAGCCAAGTTTTTTGATCGTGTTGTTAAACGGATAAAAACGGTTGATTTTGATTTGAATTTTGGGCCGTCCGAACCTGTACACTATGTATTTCAAGATAGCCATGTTATGTTTCAGGAAATGGACATTGAGGTTTATAACGGATCAGTAACCATCATTCCATGGGATCGAAAAGATGTTCAGGTGGAATGTGATGCACTTGTTTATAAAGTTGCAGAAGGGTCATCTGCGAAAACGAAATTCAGGAATGAAACGTTTTACGATTGTGATGCAACAAAGATGCGCTTTTATTCAAGAAACAAGCATCAAAAGGTGAATGCGGTTATTTCAATACCAAAAGAATCGTATGAAGATATAAAAGTAACAACATTTAATGGTCCAGTGAAAATCAGTAATTGTCATGCGAAAAATCTCGCGTTGAAGACAACTGTAGGTGCGATCGCTGCGAATCACTGCTCGGGTGAAACGATAAAAGCCAGTGCAGCAAATGGTTCACTGACACTGCAGGATTGTAAGTTCAAAGACGTGGAAGCTGAAACAATGAATGGACCTGTACGATTAACAGTAGACGCTGCTCAAGTCAGGTCTGAAACGATCAATGGCTCAATCTATTGCCGTTTTGCTTCAGCCGTTGAGGGGTATGCATCATTTAAGACAGTGACGGGGAAAATAGAAACAGAATTTCCTGAAACGCTTGAGTTGGAAGCTGTATTGAAAACGATCGTCGGCGGGTTTGTTTGTGACTTGGATAAAGTGGAAGTAAGAGAGGAAAAGAAGGAAGTAACAAGAAAGTACCTCTCCTTTACAACGAATAAAGGCTCAAATTGTCCATTATTTAAACTTGAAGCTGAGGCAAAAACAGGATCGGTCACGGTGTTAAAAGCGAAATAG
- a CDS encoding nucleoside recognition domain-containing protein, whose translation METLKNGTLAGLKTTWTLGKIIFPVTLIITILSHTPVMDWIITAISPAMKWIGLPGEAAIPLVLGNFLNLYAGIGGILTLDSLSVQDVFILAVMLSFSHNLFIESSVAASVGIKLWVILLVRVGLALIAAFLINVLWDGGAEKAQYGFISKPDALPNGWGEITLAALEKAALGILQIALIVIPLMIIMQYLKDTGWLNRFSNWMAPAMKLLGMKPNTSMTMAAGLTIGLAYGAGVMLQAAKEDGVSKRDLYLAFIFLVSCHAVVEDTLIFVPLGIPVLPLLVIRLVTAIFLTMLVAFVWNQLERKNSLIREEAQHEA comes from the coding sequence GTGGAGACGTTAAAAAATGGAACACTAGCAGGATTGAAAACCACTTGGACGCTCGGGAAAATCATCTTTCCAGTGACACTGATCATTACGATTCTTAGTCATACACCTGTTATGGATTGGATTATTACTGCAATTTCACCCGCGATGAAGTGGATCGGCTTGCCTGGTGAGGCAGCGATTCCGCTTGTGCTCGGTAATTTTCTTAATCTTTATGCGGGGATCGGGGGTATTTTAACCCTCGATTCACTTTCGGTTCAAGACGTTTTTATCCTTGCTGTTATGCTGTCTTTTTCACACAATCTTTTTATTGAATCCAGTGTGGCCGCAAGTGTCGGCATCAAATTATGGGTGATTTTGCTTGTCCGTGTTGGATTGGCGCTCATCGCTGCGTTTTTGATCAATGTATTGTGGGATGGCGGAGCGGAAAAAGCGCAATATGGATTCATATCAAAGCCTGATGCATTACCGAACGGCTGGGGTGAAATTACACTCGCTGCCCTTGAAAAAGCGGCACTTGGTATCTTACAGATTGCACTGATTGTTATACCTTTGATGATCATCATGCAATACTTAAAAGATACAGGCTGGCTGAACCGCTTTTCAAATTGGATGGCACCGGCAATGAAACTGTTAGGTATGAAACCCAATACGTCGATGACGATGGCTGCTGGGCTGACAATCGGCCTTGCATACGGAGCGGGTGTGATGCTGCAGGCTGCGAAGGAAGATGGCGTTTCAAAAAGGGATTTGTACTTAGCTTTTATTTTCCTTGTCAGCTGTCATGCTGTCGTTGAAGATACACTAATCTTCGTTCCACTCGGTATACCTGTATTGCCGCTATTGGTTATACGGCTCGTAACAGCCATTTTTCTTACGATGCTTGTGGCCTTTGTCTGGAACCAGTTGGAACGGAAAAATAGTTTAATAAGAGAGGAAGCACAACATGAAGCGTAA
- a CDS encoding phage holin family protein produces the protein MRNWIISLLINTIALMVVAGYFDSFHIENIGAALLASVLLSLFNVFLKPLLIILTLPVTIVSLGLFLIVINAALLSLTAELMGNSFNIDSFGMALLASIIISLLNMFLTNFIYEPLKKRRKRK, from the coding sequence ATGAGAAACTGGATCATATCTTTGCTCATCAATACAATTGCATTAATGGTCGTGGCCGGATATTTTGACAGTTTTCATATTGAAAACATCGGAGCTGCATTATTAGCGAGTGTCCTTTTGTCCCTGTTTAATGTATTCCTAAAACCGCTGCTGATTATCCTTACATTGCCCGTTACAATTGTTTCTTTAGGGCTATTCCTGATCGTCATAAACGCAGCCCTCTTATCTTTGACTGCAGAACTGATGGGAAACTCGTTCAATATAGACAGTTTCGGCATGGCTTTACTCGCGTCCATCATTATTTCATTATTGAACATGTTTCTGACTAACTTTATATATGAACCACTTAAGAAACGAAGAAAAAGAAAATAG
- a CDS encoding PspC domain-containing protein, with translation MKKLKRSSDAKIAGVCGGIAEYMNVDPTLIRLATVAIAIFTVVFPVVLVYFIAMAVMPEECEF, from the coding sequence ATGAAAAAACTAAAACGGTCAAGTGACGCAAAAATAGCTGGAGTATGTGGCGGTATTGCTGAATACATGAATGTTGATCCAACATTAATACGGCTTGCAACGGTGGCAATCGCCATTTTTACTGTCGTATTCCCGGTAGTTCTCGTCTATTTTATCGCTATGGCAGTCATGCCTGAGGAATGCGAATTTTAA
- a CDS encoding histidine phosphatase family protein: MKIGLVRHFKVTRGYPTQKWITPSEFDQWLKEYEESDVEESIVDLGDIEWQKCYVSTIRRAEYTAEKIFTGELIKTDDLREIPVYPFFKRNIKLPVLFYPLFVRAAWFFNHKSQLERRIDVEKRVSRIIDRVIEESGESALIVSHGALMMFMRKELIRRGFNGPRLGRPENAKLYLYVNDVN; encoded by the coding sequence ATGAAAATAGGTTTAGTGCGTCACTTTAAAGTGACAAGAGGTTATCCGACTCAAAAATGGATTACCCCTTCAGAATTTGATCAATGGCTAAAAGAATATGAAGAATCCGATGTTGAAGAATCAATAGTAGATTTAGGAGATATTGAGTGGCAAAAGTGTTATGTGAGCACGATTCGCAGAGCGGAATATACGGCTGAAAAAATCTTTACGGGAGAACTCATCAAAACAGATGACCTCAGGGAGATTCCTGTATATCCGTTCTTCAAACGCAATATAAAACTGCCGGTACTTTTCTATCCCCTATTTGTAAGAGCTGCCTGGTTTTTTAACCATAAATCGCAATTGGAACGCAGAATAGATGTAGAAAAGAGAGTATCAAGGATTATTGACCGAGTGATAGAGGAAAGTGGTGAAAGTGCACTCATCGTCAGTCATGGTGCGCTGATGATGTTTATGAGGAAAGAGTTGATTAGACGAGGGTTTAATGGACCGCGGTTGGGGAGACCGGAGAATGCTAAGCTTTACCTTTACGTCAATGACGTCAATTGA
- a CDS encoding immune inhibitor A domain-containing protein, translated as MGKKKKVWGKSLLATGLTIGLASSSLFAGTMNVKAQNAMDEVVKGKPSHTHSALDAAIVNEDKLIESLIRQGVISKDASAKQKEAALQQYLELKGKESGVRENDPLAAKVKASNAEKQREFKEFNNGLLNGNGKKNGHYKKQPDPVDETKYTGKVRKDNVLVLAVEYSDFAHNNLKPNETDNYYKDYPLSHYEDMIFGENGVKGPNGENFVSMKQFYEQQSGGTYSVQGKAYGWLKVPGTAAYYGSDNASGGHDNVTPGGSKQLVVDTYKAALAAGVPVENYDSEDPHDFDGDGNVLEPDGLVDHLMIIHSGMGQEAGGGSLGDKAVWSHRSAKFVDLDGYDNSIQNPIGKPGFYDYTMMPEDGATGVFAHEYGHDLGYPDEYDTIYSGTGEPVGYWSIMSGGSWAGKIPGTEPTGFSPLAKSFYQSTIGGNWTTPTAVEWKDVSTKGTQFLLDQANSPNGQNNQAIQVNLPQKATPVNTPATGSYEYWGGQQDEIDTNMVTTVDLTGKTSAKLNFDSWYKIEKDWDYAFVQVSTDNGAAWKSLGNANTNSNPVSGAYPTIAPNLPGFTGDSKGWTAQEFDLTEYAGQKVQLKFRYITDWGTSEQGFYVDNVKVTADGSTLLEDGGEADNGTFTLDGFSKSDGNKYSDHYYLLEWRNHAGVDMGLKNIRRGASLMSYDSGLVIWYVDPTYTDNWTGVHPGEGFVGVVDAHINDLKWSTGVEASSRYHIADAAFGLNPTSALSLDYPGVQTLNLASQPGVPLFDDSKSFANPFMPDAGRNTGNYGLKVRVNGQAKDNSVGAIVIYK; from the coding sequence TTGGGGAAGAAGAAAAAGGTTTGGGGAAAGAGTTTGCTTGCTACAGGTTTAACGATTGGACTAGCCTCATCATCTTTGTTCGCAGGAACAATGAATGTTAAGGCACAAAATGCAATGGATGAGGTTGTTAAAGGAAAACCTAGTCACACACATTCAGCATTAGACGCGGCAATTGTTAATGAGGATAAATTAATAGAATCACTCATTAGACAAGGAGTGATTTCGAAGGATGCTTCCGCAAAGCAAAAAGAAGCAGCACTCCAACAGTATTTAGAGCTTAAGGGAAAAGAAAGCGGAGTAAGGGAGAACGATCCTCTCGCTGCGAAAGTAAAGGCTTCAAATGCCGAAAAACAGCGTGAATTTAAAGAGTTTAATAATGGTCTATTAAATGGTAATGGTAAAAAGAACGGTCATTATAAAAAACAACCAGACCCTGTAGATGAAACGAAATATACAGGTAAAGTTAGAAAAGATAATGTTCTAGTTCTTGCTGTTGAGTATTCTGATTTTGCTCATAACAACCTCAAGCCTAATGAAACAGATAACTACTATAAGGATTATCCGCTATCACACTATGAAGATATGATTTTTGGAGAGAACGGAGTAAAAGGACCGAACGGTGAAAACTTCGTTTCGATGAAGCAATTCTATGAACAGCAATCAGGCGGTACATATTCTGTTCAAGGAAAAGCATACGGATGGTTGAAAGTTCCTGGAACAGCAGCTTACTATGGATCAGATAATGCCTCAGGCGGTCATGACAATGTAACACCAGGCGGGTCTAAGCAGCTAGTTGTAGATACTTACAAAGCAGCTTTAGCAGCTGGCGTACCAGTTGAAAACTATGATTCAGAGGATCCGCATGATTTTGATGGTGATGGAAATGTACTCGAGCCAGATGGTCTAGTAGATCACTTGATGATTATTCACTCAGGTATGGGTCAAGAAGCTGGCGGTGGTTCGCTTGGAGACAAAGCTGTTTGGTCTCATCGTTCTGCAAAATTTGTTGACCTTGATGGTTATGACAATTCAATCCAAAACCCAATTGGCAAGCCTGGTTTCTATGATTACACAATGATGCCTGAAGATGGAGCAACAGGAGTTTTCGCTCACGAGTACGGACATGATCTTGGCTATCCGGATGAATATGACACGATTTACTCTGGAACTGGAGAGCCAGTAGGGTACTGGTCTATTATGTCAGGTGGTTCATGGGCTGGGAAAATCCCGGGAACGGAACCAACTGGATTCTCTCCTTTGGCAAAATCGTTCTATCAGTCTACGATCGGCGGAAACTGGACAACTCCAACTGCTGTAGAATGGAAAGATGTGTCTACAAAAGGAACGCAATTCTTACTTGATCAGGCTAACTCACCAAATGGCCAAAACAACCAAGCCATTCAAGTAAATCTTCCACAAAAGGCTACACCTGTTAATACTCCGGCTACTGGTTCTTATGAATACTGGGGCGGACAACAGGATGAAATTGATACAAATATGGTAACTACAGTAGACCTTACTGGAAAAACTTCAGCTAAGTTAAATTTTGATTCTTGGTATAAGATTGAAAAAGATTGGGATTATGCGTTTGTCCAAGTATCAACAGATAATGGTGCAGCTTGGAAGTCTCTAGGTAATGCAAACACTAACTCTAATCCTGTTTCAGGTGCGTATCCTACAATTGCTCCTAACCTTCCTGGTTTTACTGGTGATTCAAAGGGATGGACTGCACAAGAGTTTGATCTTACTGAATACGCTGGACAAAAAGTTCAACTGAAGTTCCGTTACATTACTGACTGGGGCACAAGTGAACAAGGATTTTATGTAGACAATGTTAAAGTAACTGCTGACGGCTCAACTCTTCTTGAAGATGGAGGAGAAGCAGATAACGGTACTTTCACATTAGATGGGTTTTCAAAATCTGATGGGAACAAATACAGTGACCATTACTACCTTCTTGAATGGAGAAACCATGCTGGCGTAGATATGGGTCTAAAGAACATCCGTCGTGGCGCTTCATTAATGAGCTATGATAGTGGATTAGTAATTTGGTATGTTGATCCAACATATACAGATAACTGGACTGGTGTTCACCCTGGTGAAGGATTCGTTGGTGTAGTTGATGCTCACATTAATGACCTGAAATGGAGTACTGGTGTAGAAGCAAGCTCTCGCTACCACATTGCAGATGCTGCGTTTGGTCTAAATCCAACTTCAGCTTTGAGCCTTGATTATCCAGGTGTTCAAACGCTTAACCTTGCTAGTCAGCCAGGGGTACCTCTGTTTGATGACAGTAAGTCATTCGCAAATCCGTTCATGCCTGATGCTGGACGTAATACTGGGAATTACGGATTAAAAGTTCGTGTTAACGGACAAGCAAAAGACAATTCTGTCGGAGCAATCGTGATCTACAAATAA
- the hprK gene encoding HPr(Ser) kinase/phosphatase encodes MAKVHIYELIDKFQLELVSGEEGIHRTIRTSDISRPGLEMAGYFTYYPAERLQLLGKTELTFTSEMDEETRMERFEQLCTDETPGIIISRDIEVPKELLKASHKSGVPIMRSKVTTTRLSSRITNFLESRLAPTTAKHGVLVDIYGIGVLITGNSGVGKSETALELVKRGHRLVADDSVEIRQEDEQTLIGSAPELIQHLLEIRGLGIINVMTLFGAGAIRNYKKISIVMNLEIWDSKKVYDRLGLEEETTKIIDTEIPILTIPVRPGRNLAVIIEVASMNFRLKRMGMNAAQDFSERLTNVIEAGDEDDF; translated from the coding sequence ATGGCGAAGGTACATATTTATGAATTAATCGATAAATTTCAACTTGAGCTCGTAAGCGGAGAAGAAGGAATTCACCGCACGATTCGGACAAGTGATATTTCACGTCCAGGCTTAGAAATGGCAGGCTATTTTACTTACTATCCCGCTGAACGTCTTCAGCTACTGGGAAAAACAGAACTAACCTTTACATCAGAAATGGACGAAGAAACGCGCATGGAGAGATTTGAACAGCTATGTACGGATGAAACGCCCGGCATTATTATTTCGCGGGATATTGAAGTGCCAAAAGAGCTGTTAAAAGCTTCTCATAAATCAGGCGTTCCAATCATGCGATCGAAAGTAACGACGACTCGTCTTTCCAGCCGTATAACAAACTTTTTGGAAAGCAGGCTAGCACCCACAACCGCAAAGCATGGTGTGCTTGTAGATATATATGGGATCGGCGTTCTGATTACCGGTAACTCAGGTGTTGGTAAAAGTGAAACAGCACTCGAGCTTGTGAAGCGCGGTCACAGACTTGTAGCCGATGATTCTGTAGAAATCCGTCAGGAAGATGAACAAACATTAATCGGAAGTGCACCGGAACTCATTCAGCATCTGCTTGAAATAAGAGGCTTAGGTATCATCAACGTAATGACCTTATTTGGAGCTGGAGCAATTCGTAATTATAAAAAAATCTCAATCGTTATGAACCTGGAAATTTGGGATTCTAAAAAAGTGTACGACAGATTAGGTTTGGAAGAAGAGACGACGAAGATCATCGATACCGAAATTCCGATCCTTACGATTCCAGTCCGCCCTGGACGAAACTTAGCTGTCATTATTGAAGTGGCATCAATGAACTTCCGTTTGAAGCGAATGGGCATGAACGCAGCACAGGATTTCTCGGAAAGACTGACAAACGTAATTGAAGCTGGGGATGAAGACGACTTTTAA
- the ppaX gene encoding pyrophosphatase PpaX, whose translation MKRNTILFDLDGTLINTNELIIASFLHTLNKYFPEQYNREQILPFMGMPLVETMEQIDINRVPELIQTYREHNISNHDNLVTEFEGVFETVEELYKKGYKLGIVTTKMRNTVEMGLKLVGLDKFFKTVVTLDDVEKAKPDPEPILKALALLQSKPDEAIMVGDSKYDILGGQNAGTQTAGVSWTIRGNDYLQQFNPDYMLNHMTDLLDVLGER comes from the coding sequence ATGAAGCGTAACACCATACTCTTTGATTTAGATGGGACTTTGATTAATACAAACGAACTAATCATTGCCTCTTTTCTTCACACTTTAAATAAATACTTTCCAGAGCAGTACAATCGAGAACAAATCCTTCCGTTTATGGGCATGCCGCTCGTTGAAACGATGGAACAGATCGACATCAATCGTGTACCTGAACTCATACAGACTTACCGTGAACATAATATTTCTAACCACGATAACCTTGTTACTGAGTTTGAAGGAGTTTTCGAAACGGTAGAAGAATTGTATAAAAAAGGCTATAAATTGGGCATTGTAACAACGAAAATGAGAAATACTGTTGAAATGGGATTAAAGCTCGTTGGTCTAGATAAGTTCTTCAAAACAGTTGTTACGCTCGATGATGTCGAAAAGGCAAAACCAGATCCAGAACCGATTTTAAAAGCTTTAGCTTTACTGCAATCGAAACCAGATGAAGCGATTATGGTCGGTGACAGTAAATATGATATTCTTGGCGGCCAGAACGCAGGAACACAAACGGCTGGTGTATCTTGGACGATTCGGGGAAATGATTATCTGCAGCAGTTTAATCCGGATTATATGCTAAACCATATGACGGATTTGCTGGATGTTTTAGGAGAGAGATAA